CTCCCCCACCCGGCTGCTCTCCAGCCAGTGCCCTGCTCCCGCCTGCACAGCCTGTGAACCCTGTCCCCAAACCAGCATCTGGGGGAGCCAGGCTCAGAAAACCAGGATTCCTGGTGCAGCCGCAGAAGTCGCTGCCAGAACCGGAAGTGAAGAGGTTTCCCTGTGGGAGCCATTCCCCAGGTGGGAGTGAGGAAGCCCCTGGGTGCTGGGGAGGAGAACTGGGAGGAGGCATGTGGAGGGGCCTTGGGGGGCTGCTTATGTGGGGAAAACTCCAGAGGGCAGGGAAGGGGCCTGGCAAGACACTGGTGGGCTCCAGAGAGGATCCAATCCCCTGGAGGAAGGGTCTCTCTGTCCCTAACATTTGTGCATGGGCAGTCTCGCCCAGGCCTGGCCTTGGCCTCTGACGCTGGTGGGGcagccaccaccccccaccccatggatCTCCGCGGCAGGGGACTGGCCCAGTGTCGTCCCGGCAAGTGTCGCCCCCAGGCTGGGCCCAGGGGGCCGGTGGAGGCCCCACTCACGGGGACTCCGGTAGCTGTAGGAGCCGAGGGACCCCGCGGGCTGCAGCAGCATGGTTCGGGTCTCACACTGGTTTTTCCTGCAGGTGGGTGACCTCGGGGTCAGAGGCTAGGCCCGAGGGTGTTCCTGGACCTCTCCGCCCCAGAAGCCCACCTGCCCACCTGAGGAAGGTGGAGGTCAGGTTGAGGCCACCATCGGCGGCAGGGGCCACCACCGACTTGCACATGGACAACGCCGCCTTCTTCTCCCGGAGCCAGCTCGAGTTGGAGGCGAGGCCCGCGCTGAACCAGCGCCCCAGGAACTGCGGCGAGAGACCCCCACTCGCGTCGGCCAGGACCCTCCGGACCCACTTGCGCCTACCCGCGGGGCTCGCCTCTGCCCCTTCTCCTCCGGTCTCCAACGCGGCCCCCGCCCCCACGCCCAATCCCCCGAGCAGCCACGCCCCTGACGCCCCTCCCCAGGAGCTGACCCCCGCCCCTCACATCCTCGCCCCAAGAGCTGACCACGCCCCTCACGCCCCCGCCCCAGGAGCTgaccctgcccctccctcccctccccaggagcTGACCACGCCCCTCACGCCCCCGCCCCAGGAGCTGGCCCCGCCCTTCACGTCCACAACCCGGGAGCTGACCTCCTCCCTCACGCCCGACGCCCCTCCCCAGGAGCTGACCACGCCCCTCACGTCCCCTCCCCAGGAGATGGCCCCGCCCCTCACGTCCCACCCCCAGGAGATGACCCCTCCTCACTTCCCCCTCCTCCGGAGATGGCCCCGCCCCTCACGCCTCAGCCCCAGGAGCTGGCCACGCCCCCGACGCCCAGCACCCGGTCTGGCCACGCCCCTCCCGAGGACACTCCCTCACCCTCGCACACCGCCCACCAGCCATCTTCGGCCCCTCCGCCCCCGGGTCCCGATTCTGTGCCCTGGCTGAGCGCCTGGCCCATACAGCGGGAGGCAGAGGACGTCGCATTCCTGGCGGGGGTCGGGGCGGGTCTTCGGCTCCGCTCTGCGGACCTCCGGGGGTCTCCTCGACGCTGGGGAGGGGCGCGCGGCGCGGGGACCCGCGCTCCGGCGCGTCCCCGAGCAGCTCCCGAGCGAGAGCGCGCGtcgctggctgtctgcgccgtGCGcgtccccccaaccccccaccgcGCACGGAGTGTTTGGCGCCATCCCTGCGCCCCACCCGCCCGTGTCCTGGCACCCAGGTGTGGAACGTGCGCTCGTGTGTCCTCCGGGGGTCGCGTGCCCGTAGGGGTGGCCGTGTTTGGATGGCGTGGTCGCGTGTGTGGCCCGGTGTCTGCGTGGCCCATCAGGGGAGACGGGACGCGGTGCCCAGGGAGGGCTCGCGGTCAGCCTCCTCGGGCAGCTACCCAGCCTCCTTCCTGCGCGCCCGCTCAGTCCCTGGCCGGCACTGCGGGACTTCGCTCCGTCCTCCCGGGGAGAAGACCCAGCCGGAAAGTGCCCTTCCCCTGACACGGCCCTGTAGCCTTTGGGGATGACGCAGGAAAGCCCCTCACCTTGTCCTGCTGGAAGTTGGGCTGCACGGAGACCTGGGCCTCGGGTGCTGCCTGCAGGCCGCCCAGCACCCCCAGCAGGGCCAGTCCCATCCACAGCGTGTGATGAGTAGCCATTCTCCTGCAGCAGAGCAGGTGTCCGGGGCCTGGTGCCAGTGGTGTGGGAGAGCGAGGGAGGTGTGCGGGAGGTGTGCGGGAGGAGCGGAGGGCACTGAGGAGACCCCTATTTATGGGCCAGGCTTGGCGTCCACCCCGGGCCCGAGGACAGCCCACTGAAGACTCGTGATGCTGggggatggggtggccgggcacagcTGCAGCCTGGTCCCCCACAGGGCGCTTATGCAAGAGGCCTGGGCCTGCTGCCCCGGCTGAGGCAGCGTGGGGGTGAGGCAGAGGCCCCTGCCCACTGGTCCCAGAGACAGAGTTGGCAGGGACCTTGCccaccctcctcctgctggcaGGGCCCACCGACCCAGCGGCCCTGATAGGGCAGGGGCTGTGTTCCTCAGCCATGCCCGCCTCCGAGGCCTCTGGTCACTTCCCACTGGGGGCCGGGACCCACATCTCGCAACCCCTACCATCACTCCCTTTCCGAGCCCTGCCACTCTAGAAGGGGACACAAGCCCCACTTCCATCCTGAGAGTTTGATCCTGAAACGTCCAGCAAGTGAAGTGTTGATGAGAAGCTCAGGCCAAGGTAGAGAAACTTGATCTGCCCTGCAGGGCCCTGAGGGCCAGGTGGGCTGGGCACGGCTTCCCCCATGGCCAGCTGTTTTGGGGCTCTGATAGTGACCCCTGGGCGCCCATTTCAGCCTGGGTCACCTTTGGGCTTGAGCACAGCCCCTATCCCTTGTCAGAGGTCCCAACTTCTCCCAGCAATCCCCCCACCCCAAGTCTGCCCCCTGCTGAGTCTGGGCCTCCCCACCCGGAGTCTGGTCCAGACTCGGGAACACCCCGTGGGGCTGTCCTGTTACCCCAGTGCTGCACCCAGCTCCTTGGGTCCCTCCAGCTCGTTGGCCCTGGCTGGGGCCCTGTCACAGGCTGTCACAGGCAGGCACATGCTGTGGGCCCTGTCTGGATTCTGTTGGGACTGAGCTTCCCTGGCAGGCGTGGTGGGTGAGTGCTGCCGCTGGTCTGAAGGTGAGCCCAGGTGGGGAGCTGGGAAATGTAGCAGGAGTgagtgggatggggtggggtggtgagCTTCTACGGGGCTGCTGGCGACCTCTGGGGGCTGGAGTCCGTCTTCTTCCTGGATTCTGTGGCCCATCCCTTGCTGGGGGCACACGAGCCCTGGGAGTGGGCTGGTGTGGACTGTTTCCTTGTTCCCCCTCCCCAGTGCCCGGGGGTCAAGGAGCCCAGACTGGAGAGACGCATGCCTGTGTAGTAGCAGCAGCTAGTGGGCAGCACTGATGTCGGGGCTGGTGGGGGTGGCCAGGCAGCGTCCCAGGCAGAGGCCAAGGTGAGGGAGTGAGTCCCAGGGAGCCGGGAGGCACCTGAGAGGCAGGGAGAAGGAGGACAGCAGTCCAAGGGGGCCAAGGCAGTCCTGAGAACCCACTcctccaccctggcctcccatcAACCCCTGCCCAGAGCAGCGGTGTGCTGCTGGCTCAGACGCCATCTGTGCCCTAGGCTGAGAGGGAGGGTCTGTTGGAACAGATAGGGGTGGGGTGGCTAAACCCAGGACCCCGCATGGCCCCCAGGCCTGGCCCAGCTGCAGAGCTGGGGGCGCCCGTCAGGacaggggaggggcaggaagaGGGCTGTGGCTGGGACATCACCACAAGACTGGCCTCCTGCCCGCTGCCAGCGGAGTCCTGGCTGTCATTCCACCCTGGTGGGGCTGGTGGCTCGCTGACTGTCCTGGCTGGAGGTCCCAACCCAGGCTAGGCCGGTCCAGGACAAGAGCGCCTCCCGGTGGTGAGCAAGctctggggcatggtggcaggtggccCAGGGCAGGGAGAGCCGGGACACGTGGCTCTGGGTCTGAATGCCTTCCGTCTGGGCAGGCCTGGGCCACCTGCCAGGGAGGGACCCTGAAGCCAGATGGGGCAAGGTCCTCCCATAGCCAGAGGGGTTCCCAGGGATCTCGGGTGTCCAGCCCTCAAACCCAGTGCCTGGAACAGGGACCAagcccctcctcttccccatTTTCTAGTGGGCAGCAGAGAGCCCGGCAGGTCCCAGGTCCGTTCTCCTCCCTGACCAGTCGTTACTGAGACCGTGTGGTCATTGGTGCCTGGAGAGCTGGAAGAGCTGACAAGATTATGCTTCGGTTCGGGACGGACTCCTCAGTCCCTGTGGTCAAGATGGCCAGCGGGCGGTCAGAGACACTCCCCAGACACAGTTGAGCGAGGACCAGTGAGTGGGAGCTGCCCACGAGTCCTGATTCCTGGGCGCACCTGGGCCCACCCGAGGGCTGGAGATTCATCTCTCACCACATCCAGGAAGGGCTGGGCAGTTGCCAGCTCCTGGTAAACACACGCCagatttctccctcctcccccggCTAGGATTGTGCGAGGTGGACAGGGGCAGGAGGGGCCTTCGCAGAGCCTCTTGCAGCTTGAGCAGGGACAAGGACCACCCTGCACACTCTCCGTGCCCTTCCCTTTGCTCTGAGCTTGGCTGCCAGGCAGGACCTTAGTGGAGCCTGGGGGAGGGCTGGGCAGGAAGGAGGCTGGCCGCCCCACCCCGCTGCTCTGGGAACCAGTCGCTTTGAGTCACAGAATGCAAGGACTTGGCCTCCACCCTAAGAGGTCACCAAGGCCATCCCCCTGCCTGCGGCCCAGGCAGGTCAGAGACAAGCCTGGTGGCCTGGGCCTGAGCTCCCAGAACTGACCCCAACCTTTTCCTGGAGGGAAGCTGTCTCCACCCTGGGGCCCTGGCCAGCATCCTCTGGGGGCAGTGGTGCCCTGTCCAGCGTCCCCACCAATGGTTTGCCCTTGAGGGCCGACGCTGTCCCAGTGACTGTCCACCAGCCTCGAATAAACTCATGGGGACCTCGTGAGCCCCACCCATCTGTGGCCTGGGATCAACTCCCCCAGCCTGGGATTGGGGAGGGGCAGCCTCTACACCCCACCTTTCAGAGGTACCCAAGCCTCACGGCCCCAGAGGCTCACTCCTGCCAGAGCTGCCCTGCTGAGGATATTCCGTAGGGGAGGGCAGTGCCCGGGGTCACTGAGACGCTGTGTGGAGTGTTCTGGACAAGTCAGGGGCAGAGCGGGAGCACCCCTGGATTGTAGCCGGGGAGaccagggccgggtgcggtgggggCAGCCCAGCTCAGGGCTCCTCTAGGGGCAAGAAattctccctgaggcctccctgcaTCAAGAGAGCTGCTCTGTGATTGAAGGAGGCCTGAGCGGACGGGCCACGTGGGACAGCCCCTCCTCAGGGCATCTCTGAGCTGCTCAAAGCACATGGGACCCACTCTTCACCCAGCCCGACTCTCTGTTCCTGTCTGTTTGGGTGTTCACTGACACTGGGGACGGCCACCTCTCCGCTCACCCTTTCTGGCTGCCTCTGGCCACCTCTCCCAGCATCACCCCTGGGGATGGGGCAGAGGACAGGGGAGCTGGGGATGAGCCAGAGGACGGGAGCAGGTGTGTCTCTGGGACTTGAGGCTCATATGTGCATTGCTGGCCATGAGGTCCAAAGACGGTTATGGCCAAGCTGCAGCCAACTCTGCAGCTTTGGAGCCAGGGCTAGGCTGGCTGTCTCTGGGGGACAGAGGGCAATTTGGGGGTGCTGCATCAATCTGTCCAATATGGGGTCCAGCAGGCTTGTCAGAGGCTGCTGCATCCCAAAGGCAGCAGGGCCGTGGGGGGGGGCGGCCCAACCCCCAacaccacacccacacccccacccGACACCACACCCCCACCCGAcaccacacccacaccacacccacatccacaccacacccacatccacaccacacccacacccccacccGACACCACACCCCCACCCGACACCACACCCAACACCACACCCACATCCGacaccacacccccacccccacccgacaccacacccccacccccaccctgggccTGGAGAAGCTCAGCTCCAGGATCCCGGTGCTGTGGACCTCTGAGGCCCAGTCTGGCTTCAGGAAGCACCCAGCTCGGCCATGGAAGGTCAGGGCTAAAGTGTCCCCACCTCGCCCATTTAGGGGCTGGGCGGGAGCTCCCCAGGCCGGCAGGGTCTGGGCAGGGGCCAAGCCTGGGAGGGCCTCGCCTAAGGACCCCTGGGTCACTGTAGCACCAGGCTGGGCACTGCTCCCCAGAGACCAGAAGCCGGAAGGACCATTCAGTGCAAGGGGCTGGCTCCTGCAGGGCACAAGTGGAGACCCGATCCCAGAGGCTGCTCCCCACCTCTGTGCCCACCCCCGGTCAGGGCTGGGCCTGGATCTTCAGGGCCTCCTGCCTCCCACTGGGGGAACGTGGGGCGGCCACAGAGAGCCTGGGCCCACGCCCCTGAGGTGGGGGCTCCTGCCTCTCACTCTGGGGTTCCTTTGAGGCAACCCAGGGGCATGGGGCCACAGATCTGAGAAGAGCCAGCGGTGAGGGAAGGGCGCTCCTAGCAGGGGCAAGGGGTGCCAGGTGCTGTGGAGCTGGACAGGGACCCTCGGTCACAGGCCTCCGCAGCCTCTGGTCACCCCATGGTCCCAGCCCTCCAGCCTACAGCAGTTTCTGCTGGGCACCATGGAGGGTGGCCTATGTTTGAGGATGAATCTGGCTCTTCACCAGAGAGCGTGGGACGGGCCAGGAGAGCacacagctgggagggaggcagccacTGGGGGTTAGATGAGGACAAATGTCCCGAGCTCAGCTCCTCCTGGGCCTGGAACCTGGGCTGCTCCCCGCGGCCCTGCCTACCCATCACCCCGTGCTCAAGGACAGTCGGGTCCGGCTCCTCCTGGCACAGACTGTTTATTTCTGATGGGCGAGTGGGGGCAGGTGAGGTGGAGCCTCCCACAGGGAGGGGGACCAGCGAGGCTGGGACGGGAGGTGAGGGTGGGGCCGCCAAGGGCGGGGCCAGGCTCCACTGTCCTCAGGAGAGGGGTGGCAGGCCCAGGCAGAGAATCACGGAGGGGCTggagtgagaggagggagaagcagagacctgcaggagagagaggggtggagggggtgCCAGGGCCAGGAGTCAGGAGGGCCTCGTGGATCCCAGTGTGGCCCGGGACCCCCAGGACCCCTGGCAGTCACACTCGTGGCTCACCACGGGCTCCTCTGTGAGGAAGGAGTGCTGGTCAGAGGCCCAAGGGTCCAAGGCCAGGGTCGCACGACCTCTGACCCAGGGGCTCCTGCCTGCCCCCAGGGCTGCCTCGGTAGCTGCAGGTGGCCCAGTACAGGGGACCCAGGAGCTTGGGCAGAGACCCTCAGAGGCCCTGGGTTGGGCAGGAGGGGACACTCCAGGCCGCAGGTGTGTCCAGGTCTGGGTCCCGCAGCGTCCCCCACACCTGGAGCAGTCGGTAGCGAGGCTCTGGCAGGGCCCCAGCTCACTCCCAGCTCTCAGAGCTTCAGCTGCTGTGGCCTCAGCTCATGGCCTCCCTCTTCCCACGGGGCCCCTGCATCTGGGGGGGCCTGGCCTCTTCCAGCTCAGAACCCTCTTGCCTCAGGTTGGCCTTCCCGGCCACGGCTCCTTGGGTCAGAAATGGGGGCTGACAAGGGCTTCCCTGCAGCCCCTCCTCTAGCACTGCCATCCCCTCTGCCTGCCATCCCCTCTGCCTGCTGTGTACGTGGGGTGCTTCCAGTGACCCCAGGTCCTGCCAGGACCCTCTGGCACCTGGCCTTGACCTCCGGACCCCGACGATCTCCTGGGCAGTCCTGCCCGCTGGGCTGCACGGACAGGGTTGGGGCTGGTGCATCTCAGGTTGTGTCATTCGGGCACCAGGCACCCCCTCCTCGGCGGACACTCCCGCCTGGCCCCAGGCTCTGGCCTGCAGGGCTCTGGGCCACCTTCCCCGCATCAGTGTGGTCTCTGCTGCCTACCCCACGCCCCCCAGGCCTGCTGCGGCCAGTCTGGGGCAGGAAGGGAATGTGGTCAAGGCTGATGCCCAGGATCTGGTCAAATCTGATAAATTTCTCCCTCAGGTCGAAATCCAGCTCCTTCCACTGCCCTGTGCCAAGAAGGGGGGTGAGCCCTGGGGAgacccctccctccccagcccagccctcagGGGGTCCTGCGTGGCCCCTTCCCGCCGTGCTCAGGGCCTCACCGAGCAGCTTGGCCTGGGTCCCTTCTCCTGGCGCTTGGTCTCGGCGTAGCCTCCATCTCGTCATTTTCGAACCCAACCTCTGCACGGAGCAGGCAGGGGTCAGGACCCTACTGCTGAGGACAGGTTGCTGATCATGCCCCCTCTGGGGCCACATCAAGACCTTCCCTGGAGTGtccattttaatttatgtttttcgagtcagggtcttgctttgtcgcccaggctggagtgcaatggcacgatcacagctcaatgcagcctcctgggcccaagcaatcctccctccttagcctcccaaatagctgggactacaggcatgcaccaccacacccagctaatttttcaattttatttttgtagagacgggctctcactatgttgcccagcctggtcccgAACCCTTGGCCCcagttgatcctcctgcctcggcctccctaagtgctgggattacagatgtggagTGTCCTTAAACTGGGGCAGTTCTGGGCCTTTCTTGGGGTGTCAGACAGGGAAGACACCCTCCTGGCCTCCAAGGGGGTTCTGATCTGGCTGCTTCTCAGGGATGGAGGTCCTGGCCCAGTGTTTGCAGGGGGGGCCCTGTGGGAGGAGGTTGTGGTGGGGAGAGGCTGGGGTGAAGGCTTTGGGGAGGGGCAGGTCGGGTGAGCTGGGGAGGGTAGAGGCTTCCTGGCCTCCCGGAGGGTCCTGCTCCCGCTCTTCCTGAGGCTGCTCTTCCTGGCAGCCTGCTTGTCCCCGCCTCTGACCATGTGCCCTCCCCGTAGAAGTTCTCACTGGATGCATGGAATCGGGATGTCCCAGCCACAGCCACCATGTCACTGGGCCCTGCACCCTGCCCTGATCTTCCCCTGCCCCTGGGTCTCAGGACAGGCTCCTGCTCCAAACTGCAGGCCCCAGGAGAGAAGCAGGGGCCCCACAGCTGTGCTGAGGGTGTGGGTGAGCTCCCTTAAGGCAGGCACTGCCTCCTTCCGCCCACGGGGTCCGCCCACCTGCCTGTCTGTATGAAGGGTCTCCACCCCACAGCCCTCCGTCTCCCCTCCCTGGGCAGTCCCATCACCTGGCAGGGGCTCTGGGCACCCAGCTTCAGCTGAGCAGGCTGGACGTGACCACGGCTGCCACCAACATCCTGAATTGGGACCTGCGCTCCGGCCTGAGAGTGTTGACTGCCAGCCCTAGGACGCACCACTCCCCCAGAGCTGCAGGGGCTGGCAGTGGGCAGGCTGGCACCCGTGACTCTGGCAGGAGTCTGGATCTGACAGGGATGGGTGACCCTGGCTAGTGGGTGGGCAGCCTTCCTGAGCCTCACTTTCTCCACTTGCACAGAGGGCGTGAGTTCTTCCCACCTGGCAGGGTTCTCCGGGGCCATGAGGACCATGCTCACTGTGGCAGTCAGGCCCAGCGgcaccctccttcctccttccccatccTGGAGGCCACTCACCCGCTCCTTCCTGAGGCCGGGCTGGAGACAGATCTTGTGAAAAGGCAAGTTCGGGCCCCTCTGGGGACCCTGGTGCTGTGGCTGGACCGTCCCCACCAGGGTGAGGCCCACCCACAGGAGTTCCAGGCTCCAAGCAGGGCTGCAGGGGGCAGCAGCCGGcctggcagggggtggggaagggggtgggTGAGGGTCTGGGCTGGGATCCCCTAGTAACAAGGTCCCCTGCTGGCCCCCACCCCAGCACAAGCAACCTCTTTTTCTCCAAGTGCAGGAAGGGTGAGATTTTGCCCCTCTCCCTCCTCGGCAGGGGGTAAGGGGAGAGGCGGGGCagagggaggctgggctggggaggcAGCGGGCCCTCCTTGGACTCGGCCCAGCAAAGATTGAGGAGCGTGCTTTCTGCTGGCGCCCACCATTCCCTGGTCTCAACCTTGGGAGGGGAACGGGGGTGGAAACGTGGGCCGAGGGTGGGCATCCACAGAGACCACCAGCTCCCAGGGAGGCTCCAGGCCTCACCTCTGATTCCTAAAGCCCGGGTCCCTGCCCTCGTATGCCTACGTCCATCCTCAGAGCTGTCGCCCCGAAGGCTCCCGGCCAGCCCTGGGTCTGGGTGTCTTGGCAGAAGACACTGTGCCAGGGTCCACTGTGTGCCCAGCATGGGTGGCCGCCCTGGAGCCTCCCCGCCCTATCCTGCCCTGGGGCGTCAGAAGGATCAGGCCAAGCTGTTCCCTGGCCTGGGGCAGGCTGCAGAGGGGAGCACCGGTGGTGGGTGGGACGGAGTGTGTCTGTGCTGAGGCTGCTGGCAGCCACCCTGCTCTGCCCACAGGTCCAGTCTGGGCCAGGACCTCCCCGATgcagccccacccccatcctccaaGCCTCGTCTCTCCTGGGTGCAGCAGGTCTTGGCCCCACTCCCCCAGGGCCACCAGCCCACCTGCCTCCCGTCGACAGCTGCTGTGTGGGGCAGCTGTGGACTTCTTACCACCCTGGTCCTGTGATGAGGCCCCTGGGATGGCTGACCCTGGGAGGCCACTGCTGACCTTGGCTGGGGCTTCCCCAGAGGACCTTGGCCCTGGCCTGGCCACATCCCAATTCTCAGGGGTCCCAGGGAACATGTGCATTTCTGAGTTCAGGGCTTGGTGACCCAGACGCTGGGCTGTCGGGGTGCATCAACTCTGGGCCCATTGGCAGAGGCATGATGGGCAGGTGGGCCAGAGGACGTGGGCGCAGGCTGGAGGGTCCAGACACCTCCCTCTGGGCCCAGCAGTCTCCGGGTTCCCCTAAGGCCTTGGAGGGCCTCTGTCCTCTTCCAGGATCTGAGCAGCTCCCTGGAGCTCAGCCTGGG
The nucleotide sequence above comes from Symphalangus syndactylus isolate Jambi chromosome 3, NHGRI_mSymSyn1-v2.1_pri, whole genome shotgun sequence. Encoded proteins:
- the PTGDS gene encoding prostaglandin-H2 D-isomerase, encoding MATHHTLWMGLALLGVLGGLQAAPEAQVSVQPNFQQDKFLGRWFSAGLASNSSWLREKKAALSMCKSVVAPAADGGLNLTSTFLRKNQCETRTMLLQPAGSLGSYSYRSPHWGSTYSVSVVETDYDQYALLYSQGSKGPGEDFRMATLYSRTQTPRAELKEKFTTFCKAQGFTEDTIVFLPQTDKCMTEQ
- the LOC129478260 gene encoding uncharacterized protein isoform X3, translating into MVRGGDKQAARKSSLRKSGSRTLREARKPLPSPAHPTCPSPKPSPQPLPTTTSSHRAPPANTGPGPPSLRSSQIRTPLEARRRGHDQQPVLSSRVLTPACSVQRLGSKMTRWRLRRDQAPGEGTQAKLLGLCFSLLSLQPLRDSLPGPATPLLRTVEPGPALGGPTLTSRPSLAGPPPCGRLHLTCPHSPIRNKQSVPGGAGPDCP
- the LOC129478260 gene encoding uncharacterized protein isoform X2 gives rise to the protein MVLMAPENPARWEELTPSVQVEKVRLRKAAHPLARVTHPCQIQTPARVTGASLPTASPCSSGGVVRPRAGSQHSQAGAQVPIQDVGGSRGHVQPAQLKLGAQSPCQGPPCKHWARTSIPEKQPDQNPLGGQEGLCFSLLSLQPLRDSLPGPATPLLRTVEPGPALGGPTLTSRPSLAGPPPCGRLHLTCPHSPIRNKQSVPGGAGPDCP
- the LOC129478260 gene encoding uncharacterized protein isoform X4; this translates as MVLMAPENPARWEELTPSVQVEKVRLRKAAHPLARVTHPCQIQTPARVTGASLPTASPCSSGGVVRPRAGSQHSQAGAQVPIQDVGGSRGHVQPAQLKLGAQSPCQGPPCKHWARTSIPEKQPDQNPLGGQEEVGFENDEMEATPRPSARRRDPGQAARSLLLPPLTPAPP
- the LOC129478260 gene encoding proline-rich protein 31-like isoform X1, yielding MVRGGDKQAARKSSLRKSGSRTLREARKPLPSPAHPTCPSPKPSPQPLPTTTSSHRAPPANTGPGPPSLRSSQIRTPLEARRRLGSKMTRWRLRRDQAPGEGTQAKLLGEALSTAGRGHAGPPEGWAGEGGVSPGLTPLLGTGQWKELDFDLREKFIRFDQILGISLDHIPFLPQTGRSRPGGRGVGSRDHTDAGKVAQSPAGQSLGPGGSVRRGGGAWCPNDTT